In Burkholderia savannae, one genomic interval encodes:
- a CDS encoding purple acid phosphatase family protein yields MPNKPASDAPPTEQPCAVSRRGFLKFAGVSGLATAASGLAATRAAAAPDGTPEQIHLTWGDADAHEVVVSWASLAAATNPRVRFAGPNEAWRTAHGVQRTYTDGLNGEVVFTYHARLHGLKPGSAYRYEVTADNDGNAAKPFAARFETAPRGRSPFRWTSYGDLATPNTGWVLSSPQSRFAVQAIERFQPLFHLLNGDLCYANLNPAHQPAVWRDFGNNNQTSAANRPWMPCPGNHEIEFHNGPQGLDSYLARYTLPENGTRFPGRWYSFRVGAVLFVSLDADDVVYQDAAAFVAGPNPLVPAASTGNEPIAPGTSFYVRGYSRGEQTRWLEETLRRASRDRDIDWIVVQMHQDALSSSKTGNGSDKGIREAWLPLFDRYGVDLVLCGHDHDYERSFPVRGCNHRAGVDAATGEVVDTLQPRPVVTSDPADGKFDTSHGTIHMILGGGGTSAPLDVYGENPATGLPQARVFTKPNRPVPGAAPNTFVRHGADAVEDAIWSARRDTGTGYGIAVFDYDPGEHGGNTTITVNYHHAPGADQQPTAEYELFETIVLSKARRA; encoded by the coding sequence ATGCCGAACAAGCCAGCTTCCGACGCGCCGCCGACCGAGCAGCCTTGCGCCGTCTCTCGCCGCGGCTTCCTCAAGTTCGCCGGCGTATCCGGGCTCGCGACCGCCGCGAGCGGCCTCGCGGCCACGCGGGCCGCCGCCGCGCCCGACGGCACGCCCGAGCAGATTCATCTGACCTGGGGCGACGCCGACGCGCACGAAGTCGTCGTATCGTGGGCGTCGCTCGCGGCCGCGACCAACCCGCGCGTGCGCTTCGCGGGACCGAACGAAGCGTGGCGGACCGCGCACGGCGTGCAGCGCACGTACACCGACGGCCTAAACGGCGAAGTGGTGTTCACGTATCACGCGCGGCTGCACGGCCTCAAGCCGGGCTCGGCGTATCGCTACGAGGTCACGGCCGACAACGACGGCAACGCGGCGAAGCCGTTCGCCGCCCGCTTCGAGACCGCGCCGCGCGGCCGCTCGCCGTTTCGCTGGACGAGCTACGGCGACCTCGCGACGCCGAACACCGGCTGGGTGCTGTCGTCGCCGCAGAGCCGCTTCGCGGTGCAGGCGATCGAGCGCTTTCAGCCGCTCTTTCATCTGCTGAACGGCGATCTCTGCTACGCGAACCTGAACCCCGCGCATCAGCCGGCCGTGTGGCGCGACTTCGGCAACAACAATCAGACGTCCGCCGCGAACCGTCCGTGGATGCCGTGCCCCGGCAATCACGAGATCGAGTTTCACAACGGCCCGCAAGGCCTCGACTCGTATCTCGCGCGCTACACGTTGCCCGAGAACGGCACGCGTTTTCCGGGCCGCTGGTACAGCTTCCGCGTCGGCGCGGTGCTGTTCGTGTCGCTCGACGCGGACGACGTCGTCTATCAGGACGCGGCCGCGTTCGTCGCGGGCCCGAACCCGCTCGTGCCGGCGGCGAGCACCGGCAACGAGCCGATCGCCCCCGGCACGTCGTTCTACGTGCGCGGCTACAGCCGCGGCGAGCAGACGCGCTGGCTCGAAGAGACGCTGCGCCGCGCGTCGCGCGATCGCGACATCGACTGGATCGTCGTGCAGATGCATCAGGACGCGCTCAGCTCGTCGAAGACGGGCAACGGCTCGGACAAGGGCATCCGCGAGGCGTGGCTGCCGCTCTTCGACCGTTACGGCGTCGACCTCGTGCTGTGCGGCCACGATCACGACTACGAGCGCAGCTTTCCGGTGCGCGGCTGCAACCACCGCGCGGGCGTCGACGCGGCGACGGGCGAGGTCGTCGACACGCTGCAGCCGCGCCCCGTCGTCACGTCCGATCCGGCCGACGGCAAGTTCGACACGTCGCACGGCACGATCCACATGATTCTCGGCGGCGGCGGCACGAGCGCGCCGCTCGACGTGTACGGCGAGAATCCGGCGACGGGCTTGCCTCAGGCGCGCGTGTTCACGAAGCCGAACCGGCCGGTGCCGGGCGCGGCGCCGAACACGTTCGTGCGGCACGGCGCGGATGCGGTGGAGGATGCGATCTGGTCCGCGCGGCGCGACACGGGCACGGGCTACGGGATCGCCGTGTTCGACTACGATCCGGGCGAGCACGGCGGCAACACGACGATCACCGTGAACTACCATCACGCGCCGGGCGCCGATCAGCAGCCGACGGCCGAGTACGAGCTGTTCGAGACGATCGTGCTCAGCAAGGCTCGCCGCGCGTAA
- a CDS encoding DUF4377 domain-containing protein yields MLDMPRRALAAVAFAGAAGLAGCETNAAANAPIAPAAAPQTATKTVYVAAQTARCVGVAPMDCLQVRTSPSEPWQLWYSGIEGFDYRPGYEYQLEIAEHSVPNPPADGSSIRWVLKRVVRQQPR; encoded by the coding sequence ATGCTCGATATGCCACGCCGCGCGCTCGCGGCCGTCGCGTTCGCCGGCGCGGCCGGCCTTGCCGGCTGCGAGACTAATGCAGCGGCGAACGCGCCCATCGCGCCGGCGGCCGCGCCGCAAACCGCGACGAAGACCGTCTACGTCGCCGCGCAAACGGCGCGCTGCGTCGGCGTCGCGCCGATGGACTGCCTGCAGGTGCGCACAAGCCCGAGCGAGCCGTGGCAGCTCTGGTACAGCGGCATCGAAGGCTTCGACTACCGCCCCGGCTACGAATACCAGCTCGAGATCGCCGAACACAGCGTGCCGAATCCGCCTGCCGACGGCTCGTCGATCCGCTGGGTGTTGAAGCGCGTCGTCCGGCAGCAGCCGCGCTGA
- a CDS encoding GFA family protein — MLYTGSCHCGRIKFEVEGEIESACACNCSMCVRKGSLLWFVPRDAFHLKTPDDDIATYLFNERTIRHRFCPTCGIHPFAEGTDPKGNAMAAVNIRCIDGIDLDAVPVRHFDGRAL, encoded by the coding sequence ATGCTTTACACCGGCAGCTGCCATTGCGGCAGGATCAAGTTCGAGGTGGAAGGGGAGATCGAGAGCGCTTGCGCTTGCAACTGTTCGATGTGCGTGCGCAAGGGCTCGCTGCTGTGGTTCGTGCCGCGTGACGCGTTTCATCTGAAAACGCCCGACGACGACATCGCGACCTATCTGTTCAACGAGCGCACGATCCGGCATCGGTTCTGCCCGACCTGCGGCATCCACCCGTTCGCGGAAGGCACGGACCCGAAGGGCAACGCGATGGCGGCAGTCAACATCCGCTGCATCGACGGCATCGATCTCGACGCGGTGCCGGTCCGGCATTTCGACGGGCGCGCGCTCTGA
- the dgoD gene encoding galactonate dehydratase: MKITRLETFVVPPRWLFLKIETDAGIVGWGEPIVEGRAHTVEAAVHELADYLVGQDPLRIEDHWQVMYRAGFYRGGPITMSAIAGIDQALWDILGKHHGAPVHALLGGPVRDRIKVYSWIGGDRPSDVANNARAVVERGFQAVKMNGSEELQIIDTFDKVEKVIANVAAVREAVGPYVGIGVDFHGRVHKPMAKVLAKELDPYKLMFIEEPVLSENAEALRDIANQTSTPIALGERLYSRWDFKHILEGGYVDIVQPDASHAGGITECRKIATLAESYDVALALHCPLGPIALAACLQLDAVSHNAFIQEQSLGIHYNRGSDLLDYLRNPEVFRYADGFVAIPQGPGLGIDVDEEKVREMAKTGHRWRNPVWRHADGSVAEW; the protein is encoded by the coding sequence ATGAAGATCACCCGCCTCGAAACCTTCGTCGTTCCGCCTCGATGGCTGTTTCTGAAGATCGAGACCGACGCGGGCATCGTCGGCTGGGGCGAGCCGATCGTCGAAGGCCGCGCGCATACGGTCGAGGCGGCCGTGCACGAGCTAGCCGACTACCTCGTCGGCCAGGACCCGCTTCGCATCGAGGACCACTGGCAAGTGATGTACCGCGCGGGCTTCTACCGCGGCGGCCCGATCACGATGAGCGCGATCGCGGGCATCGACCAGGCGCTCTGGGACATCTTGGGCAAGCATCACGGCGCGCCCGTCCACGCGCTGCTCGGCGGCCCGGTGCGCGACCGGATCAAGGTCTATTCGTGGATCGGCGGCGACCGGCCGAGCGACGTCGCGAACAACGCGCGCGCGGTGGTCGAGCGCGGCTTCCAGGCGGTGAAGATGAACGGCTCGGAGGAACTGCAGATCATCGACACGTTCGACAAGGTCGAAAAAGTGATCGCGAACGTCGCGGCGGTGCGCGAGGCGGTCGGGCCTTACGTCGGCATCGGCGTCGATTTCCACGGCCGCGTGCACAAGCCGATGGCGAAGGTGCTCGCGAAGGAGCTCGATCCGTACAAGCTGATGTTCATCGAGGAGCCGGTGCTGTCGGAGAACGCCGAGGCGCTGCGCGACATCGCGAACCAGACGAGCACGCCGATCGCGCTCGGCGAGCGGCTTTATTCGCGCTGGGATTTCAAGCACATCCTCGAAGGCGGCTACGTCGACATCGTGCAGCCGGACGCGTCGCACGCGGGCGGGATCACCGAGTGCAGGAAGATCGCGACGCTCGCGGAGAGCTACGACGTCGCGCTCGCGCTGCACTGCCCGCTCGGGCCGATCGCGCTCGCCGCGTGCCTGCAACTCGACGCGGTCAGCCACAACGCGTTCATCCAGGAACAGAGCCTCGGGATTCACTACAACCGGGGCAGCGATCTGCTCGACTATCTTCGCAATCCCGAAGTGTTCCGCTACGCGGACGGCTTCGTCGCGATCCCGCAGGGGCCGGGGCTCGGCATCGACGTCGACGAGGAGAAGGTGCGCGAGATGGCGAAGACCGGACACCGTTGGCGCAATCCGGTCTGGCGGCACGCGGACGGCAGCGTCGCCGAGTGGTGA
- a CDS encoding CopD family protein — protein MKIDSLWFGQAALAALGDVAFAVAVGSALIGAWLANDGAKSVIAPSHPAWRQSLRSLAVAAAVLVLADVGWLVYQAAAMSGAGLRGAFGAIPVVLAQTHVGHAWSVACGGAVLLFVVALARPSGPLAGALLALATLVVAAGKASLGHAADSGAFSAAVGVQTVHVAATAAWGGLVIAGGMAVLPALGSSVARGAMIRIAQRLSRGSIAALAFVVVTGVLNTIRGTGGDFAALDGSTWGRILLLKLALVALALVLAALNRFSALPRLRRTASTEDAHTFRNVLHLEALTMIGVFVAAAVLSFTAPISVS, from the coding sequence ATGAAGATCGACAGCCTCTGGTTCGGCCAGGCGGCGCTCGCCGCGCTCGGCGACGTCGCGTTTGCGGTCGCGGTGGGCTCCGCGCTGATCGGCGCGTGGCTCGCGAACGACGGCGCGAAGAGCGTGATCGCGCCGTCGCACCCCGCGTGGCGGCAATCGCTGCGCTCGCTCGCGGTTGCGGCGGCCGTGCTGGTCCTCGCCGACGTCGGCTGGCTCGTCTACCAGGCCGCTGCGATGAGCGGCGCGGGCTTGCGCGGCGCGTTCGGCGCGATCCCGGTCGTGCTCGCGCAGACGCACGTCGGGCATGCATGGAGCGTTGCGTGCGGCGGCGCGGTGCTGCTGTTCGTCGTCGCGCTCGCCCGGCCGAGCGGCCCGCTCGCCGGCGCGTTGCTCGCGCTCGCGACGCTCGTGGTTGCGGCGGGCAAGGCGTCGCTCGGCCACGCGGCCGATTCGGGCGCGTTCTCGGCCGCAGTCGGCGTGCAGACCGTGCACGTCGCCGCGACGGCCGCGTGGGGCGGGCTCGTGATCGCAGGCGGGATGGCGGTGCTGCCGGCGCTCGGCTCGTCGGTCGCGCGCGGCGCGATGATCCGCATTGCGCAGCGGCTGTCGCGCGGGTCGATCGCCGCGCTTGCGTTCGTGGTCGTCACGGGCGTGCTGAACACGATTCGCGGCACGGGCGGCGATTTCGCCGCGCTCGACGGCAGCACGTGGGGCCGCATCCTGCTGCTGAAGCTCGCGCTCGTCGCGCTCGCGCTGGTGCTCGCGGCGCTCAACCGCTTCTCGGCGTTGCCGCGGCTGCGCCGCACCGCGTCGACCGAGGACGCGCACACGTTCCGCAACGTGCTGCATCTCGAGGCGCTCACGATGATCGGCGTGTTCGTCGCGGCGGCCGTGTTGTCTTTCACCGCGCCGATCTCGGTGAGCTGA
- a CDS encoding c-type cytochrome: MESRVSSRRLFRPLLAVVLMGAAGLLSTAQAQTKPIEPAAAKAPLKAPDTMAERVRGCTACHGTHGQGTDNDYFPRLAGKPAEYLYNQLVNFRDGRRKYPPMNYLLTYLNDDYLREIAEHFSQQRPPYPAPTKPTVPAAVVERGKQLALHGDPARKLPACVACHGTALTGMQPAIPGLVGLHSDYLSAQIGAWRSGTRHAKTPDCMHEIASKLSDEDVTAVTAWLAAQPAPANPVPAPARSMKTPLACGSEPQ; the protein is encoded by the coding sequence ATGGAGTCCCGTGTGTCTTCTAGACGCCTTTTCCGTCCGCTGCTCGCTGTTGTGTTGATGGGCGCAGCGGGCCTTCTGAGCACTGCGCAAGCGCAAACCAAGCCCATCGAGCCGGCCGCCGCGAAGGCGCCCCTGAAGGCGCCCGACACGATGGCGGAGCGCGTGCGCGGCTGTACGGCCTGTCACGGCACGCACGGGCAGGGCACCGACAACGATTACTTCCCGCGTCTGGCAGGCAAGCCGGCCGAGTACCTGTACAACCAGCTCGTGAATTTCCGCGACGGTCGCCGCAAGTACCCGCCGATGAACTATTTGCTCACGTATCTGAACGACGACTACCTTCGCGAGATCGCGGAGCACTTCTCGCAGCAGCGTCCGCCGTACCCGGCGCCGACGAAGCCGACGGTGCCCGCCGCGGTCGTCGAGCGCGGCAAGCAGCTCGCGCTGCACGGCGATCCGGCGCGCAAGCTGCCCGCGTGCGTCGCGTGCCACGGCACCGCGCTCACCGGCATGCAGCCCGCGATTCCGGGTCTCGTCGGCCTGCATAGCGACTATCTGAGCGCGCAGATCGGCGCTTGGCGTTCGGGCACGCGCCATGCGAAGACACCCGATTGCATGCATGAAATCGCGAGCAAGCTGTCCGACGAGGACGTGACCGCCGTGACCGCGTGGCTCGCCGCGCAGCCGGCGCCCGCCAACCCGGTGCCGGCCCCGGCCCGCTCGATGAAGACTCCGCTCGCCTGCGGCAGCGAACCGCAATAA
- a CDS encoding c-type cytochrome yields the protein MKRKSLFALSAVAIVAAAALVPVLWPGNDTLHGNAAVAATPADQAALIKKGEYLARVGDCIACHTVRGGKSFAGGLPMATPFGTMYTPNITPDDQYGIGKWTSDDFYRAMHTGRSKDGSLLYPGFPFASYTKVTRADSDAIYAYLRSVAPVNTPSRPHELRFPFNNRNLLIGWRTLFFKEGEYKPDPTKSVEWNRGAYLVEGLGHCSMCHTSINMMGGPVSSAAFAGGLIPLQNWYAPSLTNDKELGLGDWHVQELSNLLQAGVSNKGAVFGPMADVVHNSLQYMTDEDTRAMSTYLKSIPQKAEAPKNMQYEPSKQFGTTLLEQGKKIYADNCATCHGAQGEGKPTAYPPLAQNRSIMMESAVNPIRMVLNGGYPPSTFKNPRPYGMPPFAQSLSNQEVAAVVTYIRMSWGNNGSPVSPQQVSDLRSAPLD from the coding sequence ATGAAACGCAAGTCCCTGTTTGCACTCTCGGCTGTCGCGATCGTCGCGGCAGCGGCCCTCGTGCCCGTCCTGTGGCCGGGCAACGACACGCTGCACGGCAACGCCGCCGTCGCCGCGACGCCCGCCGACCAGGCCGCGCTCATCAAGAAGGGCGAATATCTCGCGCGCGTCGGCGACTGTATCGCGTGCCACACCGTGCGCGGCGGCAAGTCGTTCGCGGGCGGCCTGCCGATGGCCACGCCGTTCGGCACGATGTACACGCCGAACATCACGCCGGACGATCAGTACGGGATCGGCAAGTGGACATCGGACGATTTCTACCGCGCGATGCACACGGGCCGCTCGAAGGACGGCAGCCTGCTCTATCCGGGCTTCCCGTTCGCGAGCTACACGAAAGTCACGCGCGCGGATTCGGATGCGATCTACGCGTACCTGCGCTCCGTCGCGCCCGTCAACACGCCGAGCCGTCCGCACGAGCTGCGCTTCCCGTTCAACAACCGCAACCTGCTGATCGGCTGGCGCACGCTGTTCTTCAAGGAAGGCGAGTACAAGCCCGATCCGACGAAGTCGGTCGAGTGGAACCGCGGCGCGTATCTCGTCGAAGGCCTCGGCCACTGCTCGATGTGCCACACGTCGATCAACATGATGGGCGGCCCGGTGAGTTCGGCGGCCTTCGCGGGCGGCCTGATTCCGCTGCAGAACTGGTACGCGCCGTCGCTCACGAACGACAAGGAGCTCGGCCTCGGCGACTGGCATGTCCAGGAGCTGTCCAACCTGCTGCAGGCGGGCGTGTCGAACAAGGGCGCGGTGTTCGGCCCGATGGCGGACGTCGTCCACAACAGCCTGCAGTACATGACGGACGAGGACACGCGCGCGATGTCGACTTACCTGAAGTCGATCCCGCAGAAGGCCGAAGCGCCGAAGAACATGCAGTACGAGCCGTCGAAGCAGTTCGGCACGACGCTGCTCGAGCAGGGCAAGAAGATCTACGCGGACAACTGCGCGACCTGCCACGGCGCGCAGGGCGAAGGCAAGCCGACCGCTTACCCGCCGCTCGCGCAGAACCGTTCGATCATGATGGAATCGGCCGTGAACCCGATCCGCATGGTGCTGAACGGCGGCTACCCGCCGAGCACGTTCAAGAATCCGCGTCCGTATGGGATGCCGCCGTTCGCGCAGTCGCTGTCGAACCAGGAAGTCGCGGCGGTTGTCACGTACATCCGGATGTCGTGGGGCAACAACGGTTCGCCGGTTTCGCCGCAACAGGTGAGCGACCTGCGTTCCGCGCCTCTCGACTGA